In Thermodesulfovibrionia bacterium, the genomic window CGGCTGTCCTGCCGCCTATACAGCAATAAACACCGTCATCCTTAAGAGGTATCGAACCTTCGACAACGACAAAATAATTCCCTTTGTTGTTCTTCACCACATCCATCAGCGACTTCTCAGCCTGAAATCCTGAAGGAGACATGATCGTCTCATGATAATCAACGGACAGGATATCAAGAACGAGCTGTCCGACAGTTGGACTGGTCGCCCTCAGAAGCGCCTCGGTATCTCCTGCGCAGTCCTGGTACGCAAGCCAAACAAGGATAGGCTTCTTCCCGGTTATAGCCTCGGCGATCTTTGGAATGAATGTTGCGGGCAGTGATAAAAGTGCGGCCATTGAGGTACAGAACTTCATAAAGTCACGGCGGGATACTCCTTTGCGGGCTAAAGCGTCCAGAGATTCAGACATCTTCTGCAGGGCCTCGTCTGGAAAAGATTTCATAATTCCTCCCCTTTTTTATGTCTTAAATTATCTTAATTGGCAGGTATGTTTACATAAAATTATCACAACACACTATATATGTCAACGAATATTTTAATAATATAAGCATTATGCTGACATAGGTTATAATTAACCTATGGATTTCACAAACAAACTCCGTCAGGCCCCGTCCTCTCCAGGCATCTATATAATGAAAGGGGCGAAGGAGAAGACGATATATGTCGGAAAGGCAAAGAACCTCAGCAACAGGCTCAGGTCATACTTTCAGAAGTCCGCGGCCCTTGATAACCGAAAGGCAAAGATGGTGGAGGAGATCAGGGACTTTGAATATATCGTTACGGAGAACGAGATAGAGGCGCTTGCGCTTGAGGCTAACTTCATAAAGCAGTTCAAGCCGAAGTTCAACATAATCCTGCGCGACGACAAGAATTACCCGTACCTCAAACTCACTTTGAACGAGACATGGCCGAGGCTCGAGGTTGTGAGAAAGATAGATAAGGACGGTTCGCTCTATTTCGGCCCTTATGTTGTTTCAGGCATTATGTGGGAGATGCTCAAGTTCATAGAGCATGGCTTCCCGATCAGGCCATGCAGGTACAACATGGACAAGCCTTTCAGGCCGTGTGTCCAGCACCAGATGTCGAGGTGCCTCGCGCCCTGCGATAAATCAAAGCGCTCAGACAAAGACCATGATCTCTATATGAAGACGGTGAACGAGGTAAAGTTCTTTCTCATAGGCGAGAAGAAGGAGCTTCTCTCAAGCCTTCATCACAGGATTGCGTCCCTTTCCGGAGAGCAGAGGTATGAAGACGCAGCGCAGGTCAGGGATACATTAAGCAATATAGAAAGGGCATGGGAGTCGCAACGCGTCATCGCTCCTGAACTTGGAGACATGGATGTCATCGGACTGTTCAAGGAAGATAATGAGGCGCTCGTCTTTATGCTCTTTATCAGGCACGGACAGGTCATCGGGCAGAAAGACTTCTTCCTGAAGAATGCCGGTGATACTGAGGAGAGCGAGCTTGTGGAAAGCTTCATAGAGCAGTTCTATTCAAAAGAGATACTCATCCCGCCGAGGATAGTTATCCCGATCAATGCGGACCTTAAGTTGGAGAAAGAGTGGCTCACTAAGAAAAGGGGCAAGGCTGTGAGCCTCTCATACGCAAGAGGAGAGCATGAAAAGAAGGTGCTTAACATGGCAAATGAAAACGCCCTCTTTGCGCTTAGCAAACACAAAGACAAGAAGGTAGACTCAACGCTTCTCTCTGTAAAAGAACTTCTGAAATTAAAGAACATACCTGAAAGGATAGAGGCGGTTGATATATCAAACATCTCAGGTTCTGAGGCGGTGGGAGCGTTTATTGTCTGGGAAGACGGTGAGTTTCTCAAAGACGACTACAGAGTTTACAAGATAAAGACAGTAAAAGGCATTGATGACTTTGCGATGATGGAGGAAGTTATCAAAAGGCATCTTAAGGTTTTTGCAGAAGAGAGCAGAGAGATGCCTCAGCTTATCCTGATTGACGGAGGCAAGGGGCAGCTTAAGTCTGCGATGAACGCGCTGAAAGAGTTCGGCCTCTCTTTTGATATAGCCGCTATTGCAAAGGCAAAGACCGTTAAAGATAAGCAGGAGCCGGACAGGATATTTCTTCCGGGCAGAAGAGATGCTATCCCATTAGACCCTTTTATGCCGTCAACTCATCTGCTTCAGCGGATACGCGATGAGGTTCACCGTTTTGTAATAACCTTTCATAAGAAACTCAGGACAAAGAGGACGCTCAGGTCTCCGCTTGAAGATATAAAGGGCATCGGCAAGACAAGAAGGCTCTTGCTCCTGCGGCATTTCGGCGGCCTTGATGCGATAAGAAAGGCATCGGTTGAGGAGATAGCCGGGCTGAAGGGAATGAACAGCAAGGTGGCTGAGCTGATAAAGAAGTCCATATAAAGGAACACAGAAGATGAATATAAACGAGCTGAGAAGGATAGGCAAAAGATTAATAACTGAGATACCGCCGCTCCTTGATGAACTCCGCAAGCGAGAGGCGCTTGGCAAAGGCGCAGGCGGTGACAAGACCTTTCCTATAGATAAAAAGGCAGAGGATATAATCATCGAAGAGGTTGAGAGATCAAAGAAGCCGATAACAATTATATCTGAAGAGTGCGGGGTCAAAGAGATGAACGGCGGCGGGCCAAGGCTGCTCATCGACCCGATAGACGGAAGCAGGAACGCCATTAGCGGGGTTGCGCTATTCTCAACATCAATAGCACTTGTTCAAGGCGACACTGTCGGAGAAACAGCCATCGGCTACATCATAAACCTGACGAGCGGTGATGAGTACTGGGCGATAAAGGGTGAAGGAAGTTTTCTGAACAATAAGCGTATTACGGTTCAGCAGGATGATGAACCGAAGGCAATCGCATATGAGGCGCAGACTCCGAAGGTTGATATAGCAAAGATACTCCCGCTGCTTTCGCTCTATAACAGGACAAGATGCTTCGGCTCCACAGCGCTGGACATGGCATTCCTCGCGCAAGGCGCCTTGAGCACATTCATAATCCCGTACCCCACAAGGAGCTTTGATATGGCTGCCGGGTATCTTCTTGTGAAAGAGGCTGGCGGCGTCATAACAGGCCTCGATGGAAATGATATAGATAAGACAGTTATCGGTGTGACAAGAACAACCGCGCTGCTTGTCTCCGCAAATATGAAACTGCATAATAAGGCATTAGAAGCATTAAGAAATAAAGAATGAGCAAGATCGCAAAGAAAACATTCTACAAAGACGGCATCCGCTTTGAATGCCAGGGCTCGGGAAGATGCTGCACATCAAGGGGCGTCTACGGGTTTATATATCTTAACCTTGCAGAGAGAAGGCGGCTTGCAGAACATCTCGGAACCTCCACTCTTCAGCTCACAAGAAAATATTGTGATAAATTGCATGGCTATTTTCATCTTAAAGAGCCTGACAAAGACTGCCGTTTTCTGATAGATAAAAAGTGTACGGTCTATGAGGCGCGTCCGCTTCAGTGCCGGACATGGCCCTTCTGGCCTGAGAATATGAATGCCAAAGCATGGGAGAGCGAGGTCGCGCCGTTCTGCGCAGGAGTTGGCAAAGGAAGG contains:
- the uvrC gene encoding excinuclease ABC subunit UvrC, with the translated sequence MDFTNKLRQAPSSPGIYIMKGAKEKTIYVGKAKNLSNRLRSYFQKSAALDNRKAKMVEEIRDFEYIVTENEIEALALEANFIKQFKPKFNIILRDDKNYPYLKLTLNETWPRLEVVRKIDKDGSLYFGPYVVSGIMWEMLKFIEHGFPIRPCRYNMDKPFRPCVQHQMSRCLAPCDKSKRSDKDHDLYMKTVNEVKFFLIGEKKELLSSLHHRIASLSGEQRYEDAAQVRDTLSNIERAWESQRVIAPELGDMDVIGLFKEDNEALVFMLFIRHGQVIGQKDFFLKNAGDTEESELVESFIEQFYSKEILIPPRIVIPINADLKLEKEWLTKKRGKAVSLSYARGEHEKKVLNMANENALFALSKHKDKKVDSTLLSVKELLKLKNIPERIEAVDISNISGSEAVGAFIVWEDGEFLKDDYRVYKIKTVKGIDDFAMMEEVIKRHLKVFAEESREMPQLILIDGGKGQLKSAMNALKEFGLSFDIAAIAKAKTVKDKQEPDRIFLPGRRDAIPLDPFMPSTHLLQRIRDEVHRFVITFHKKLRTKRTLRSPLEDIKGIGKTRRLLLLRHFGGLDAIRKASVEEIAGLKGMNSKVAELIKKSI
- a CDS encoding inositol monophosphatase family protein, which codes for MNINELRRIGKRLITEIPPLLDELRKREALGKGAGGDKTFPIDKKAEDIIIEEVERSKKPITIISEECGVKEMNGGGPRLLIDPIDGSRNAISGVALFSTSIALVQGDTVGETAIGYIINLTSGDEYWAIKGEGSFLNNKRITVQQDDEPKAIAYEAQTPKVDIAKILPLLSLYNRTRCFGSTALDMAFLAQGALSTFIIPYPTRSFDMAAGYLLVKEAGGVITGLDGNDIDKTVIGVTRTTALLVSANMKLHNKALEALRNKE
- a CDS encoding YkgJ family cysteine cluster protein, which codes for MSKIAKKTFYKDGIRFECQGSGRCCTSRGVYGFIYLNLAERRRLAEHLGTSTLQLTRKYCDKLHGYFHLKEPDKDCRFLIDKKCTVYEARPLQCRTWPFWPENMNAKAWESEVAPFCAGVGKGRLYTAEEIKEILDKHKE